The Eubalaena glacialis isolate mEubGla1 chromosome 3, mEubGla1.1.hap2.+ XY, whole genome shotgun sequence nucleotide sequence CCCTCTGCTACCCAGACCAGCCTCCTTTTCGCTCAGTTCTATTTACATTAAAGCGTGAGATGGAGCAGAGATCTGCCATCTGGGGCTTGGAACGCTGTACATTTTATTGGACTGTGCCATTGATTTTCATGGAAATCAAAGCCAGACCTGGTAGGGGGATGAGGCCAGACTCACGTGACCTTTATCTGTGTGTTTTGTCTGGAGCAGGGATCCCTGGTCACCTCCCTTGTCCTGTTCTTCCTGGATGGAACGAGAAGATAAACGGGGCGTGTGTGAAGCCCAGGACTCAGAAGACAAGGGGATGGGCTCTGATTTTGAGAACTCTGAAGACAGGGAAGGGGACCCAGAAGACAGAGGAATGGGCTCTAACCCACATGACGCAGACAAGAGAGAATGCCACCTGGAGCAGGAGATGGGCTCCAACCCACAGGATGAAGCTCTaagaggggactcagaggagaGGGAACTAGTGTCTAACATCTGCACAGGTGAGGAGAAAACGGCAATTTCGGTGGAAGTTGCCCCATTCACATTTATTTCTAGCTCCTCCAGAGTGATAACCAGGGGCAGCATTCTGAGGAGGCAGCTCTCTAGAGGACACCATGAAGCAGATTCTGTACAATTTTAAGCCTGAGGAACATCCTTTTCATCAATCTGGTCTGAGGTGGGCTGTACTGGTAAACATGGGTGAAGAGGGTAACTCACAGGCGTGCACTTGACAGCATACAAAATACTGCCATAAAATCACACGTGTAACAGCACAAGAGGGAACACAGGTAACATTGGGACCTACGTCCTGGGGTTGCTGGAGAGTTAGATGAGTTGCTTAGCACAGATCCAGATGTTTACAGTTAACAGTCATCATCCCCGCTTTCAGATAAATAAACACAGTGGTAAGGGACCTGCCCAGGTCCATGTGGCTAATACCCAAAGTGCCCAAGGCCTCTCCTAAATCCCTTGCTATTCCTGATCTGGAAAGAGTAAACGCTGGGCCTCCATCCGCTTCCTCGGTTCCATCTTTGGGCTTTGTTGCTTTATCCTGCTCTGTGCATGCCTTGGGGACAGAAATGAGCTGAAGTACCTTATGATCAGGGCCGTGAGGTTACATTCCTTCCCCAGGACACCTCCCAGACCCGCTACTGCCCTCCCTTGCAGTGCACAGAGCACGTGGTCTTTCACATCCCAGTAACTTTCCTGGGTGTCCTCTGCTTGGGGATAAGCAGCCAGAGGCAGACAGATGTGTGTTCTGGATCAGCCTCTAAGTTGGACTCACCAGCTCTAGGCCCTGCACTCACCTCCCCTTTTTCCCCCCTTACATAGTAAAGCCCTTAGGTTGGGGTGTGTTTGGTTTGTTGTTCCACCTTAAGCGGTTGCAGACTGACCAATCATATTTAAAAACTCAGTTTGGCGCCTAGTTAGGCCGGGTGGTCTTTTCTTGTGGTTGGCTGGAGTGGCCTTGTCTTTTGAGGCTAGAGCCTTGAAAGGCATTGGTGGCTCTTGGAGTGGGCAGATGTCTTCCGAGATCCCAGAGAGTCCCACTTGGCCCAGACTTGACCATCTCAAGCTGACTGTCAGGCCTTCAGGTGGCCCTGGGGAACAGAGCCTCAGGTTCAGTGGGTGGGGCCAGGGCCCAGAGACAGCTGCCTGAAGAACTGGAAAGCCAAGGGGGCAGGTGAGCTCGCTCTCCTTTAGGCCTTCCCCAGGAGTCACCAGGCGGGAAGGAGGCTGGAATTGAGGGTGGAGGAGACAGGGACCTTGGAGAGAGAGGTTGAGAGCCCCCTTGGGAGGGGATTACCCCGTGGCCCACCCTCTTACTGAGACGGGCTTCCTCTGGGTTTACCTCTTGAACGCCCAGTATAGTCACCCCCACTGCCGCCTTTTCTGTTGCAGGGGGGCTGCTGAGCGAGGAAGAAGGGGTTGCTCTCCGTGAGGAAGAGGATGACCAAGCTGGAGTAGCTGAGATGGCGATGTTCGCAGGGCTGTCGGAGTCCGTCGGCATTTCCCGGAGCccccaggaagaggaggaagaggagcagcCGCCTCCTGCCGTGCTTCCCTGGAGGCGGCACCTCTCCCTGGGGAGTCGACACCGGGGTGACAAGCCCGCCCACCGCCGATTCCGCCGGCTCCACCACCCCATGGCCATGGACCTCGGGGAGCTCGACAGCCTGATGGCCAGCATCATGGACGCGCCCACCATCTGCCCCGACTGCGGGGAGAGCTTCAGCCCGGGCGCCGCCTTCCTGCAGCACCAGCGCATTCACCGCCTGGCGGAGGCCGCCGCGGCCGCCAGCCTGGAGCCCTTCGACTTCGCTGGCGAGTGCGGCGGGGTGGTGGGGATGATGGGCGTGGGCGTGGGCGTGGGCGTGGCGGGGGGCTTCGGGGCGGGGCCCGCGCTGGCCCGGCCCCCGCGCGAGAAGCCCTTCCGCTGCGGGGAGTGCGGTAAGGGCTTCAGCCGCAACACCTACCTGACCAACCACCTGCGGCTGCACACGGGCGAGCGGCCCAACCTGTGCGCCGACTGCGGCAAGAGCTTCAGCTGGCGCGCCGACCTGCTCAAGCACCGGCGCCTGCACACGGGCGAGAAGCCCTACCCGTGCCCCGAGTGCGGCGAGGCCTTCAGCCTCAGCTCGCACCTGCTGAGCCACCGGCGGGCGCACGCGGCGGCCAGCGGCGCGGGGTCGGCGGCGCTGCGGCCCTTCGCCTGCGGGGAGTGCGGCAAGGGCTTCGTGCGCCGTTCGCACCTGGCCAACCACCAGCGCATCCACACGGGGGAGAAGCCGCACGGCTGCGGCGAGTGCGGCAAGCGCTTCAGCTGGCGCTCGGACCTGGTGAAGCACCAGCGCGTGCACACGGGCGAGAAGCCCTACATGTGCTCCGAGTGCGGAGAAACTTTCAGCGTCAGCTCTCACCTCTTCACGCACAAGCGCACGCACTCGGGGGAGCGGCCGTACGTGTGCCGCGAGTGCGGCAAGGGCTTCGGGCGCAACTCGCACCTGGTGAACCACCTGCGCGTGCACACGGGCGAGAAGCCCTTCCGCTGCGGCCAGTGTGAGAAGCGCTTCAGCGACTTCTCCACGCTCACGCAGCACCAGCGCACGCACACGGGCGAGAAGCCCTACACGTGCATCGAGTGCGGCAAGAGCTTCATCCAGAGCTCGCACCTGATCCGCCACCGCCGCATCCACACGGGCAACAAGCCGCACAAGTGCGCCGGCTGTGGCAAGGGCTTCCGCTACAAGACGCACCTCGCGCAGCACCAGAAGCTGCACCTGTGCTAGGGCTGCGCCCGACGGAGGCTGCGcactggggggcggggcggggggctaGATGTCTTGGGGACAGACCCTGTAGAAAGaaatggggaagggggaggggcaatcgGAGAATGACTGGGGAGCCTTGAGGTGTTGGGGGTCCTGAAGGGGAGGGTTGAGTAAGACTTGTTCTTTCGGGGGTGCTGTATTTTGCCTGTCTCCTCCCTAACGAAGAAATGTTTGGGAGATGTGCTTGAGCGTGGCGACGTCACCACATACACGCTGCGGAGGATGAGGAGCGGGCACTTTGAGGAaggggagttggggggtgggggagggtacaGGATGACAGGCAATAGAGTAGCTTGGGCAGTGATGGCCCGTGGGAAGAGGGGAGAGCGTGTCGTTGGAGTGAGGGTTACGGGGTAAAGTGAAAGGCGGGTATGAGTAATTCTGTCCTGGTTTCAGCAGGTATTAAGCCACTGTTTACCCTGTTCCCGCACATCAGCTATAGTCCCACGGAAAGTAGAGGAACTTTGTCCGTCCTACAGGAGTGGATATTTTGTgtgctcttcccttccttcctctgagcCACAGCTAGCTGCTATTTTGAGGTGCCCAGGGGAAACTGGGCAGAAAAGCTACGCACCCTCGTCTCCAGGGTGGAATCTCTGAAGTTTAGAAATTCATTCACAACTGGTTTTCGGATCTGGGAAATCGTGGTCCTGCTCCTGGTTCTTTGCTACTTCCTTTAAAATAGTCTAGCTTCATGCTGGGTCAAGGTAGTCTGTGTGGATGACCAGACCCCTGCCCCCGGTGTCAAGTGTGTTCCAGGCCCAGTATTTCTTTCAGGTCTCATCTGTGATCTTTTAAGTGCTGGGAAATGGAACAATCGCAGCTATGTGTGACTTTCCCTTTCCCAGGTCAGCTTGATGCTTGTTTCAAGTGAAACTCAGGCCATCAACAGTTGCCCCAGCGACCTGCTACAAAAGTCAATTTGCTCAGAGTTTTGCTGGCCTTATGTGAGAATCCAGGAAAGCAAATGTTCCCATGTTGGGGCGCCAGGCTCCTTCGTCTCATTTGCCTTCATTTTGTATCTGTGTACCCCTCCCCCTCTGCAGTAATGGGGGAGACATTCGAACCCACACCTCTACCCATATTGATATGGGCTCTGGTCTGAGTAGAAATTTCTCTTTCCTGCACAGGGCGGCAGAGTAGAAAGCTCAAGACTTTACACAAGGAGAGGTGTAAATGCAAAATTGCCAAATAGCACAAGCAATGAATGTCTTCTGGTTGTTATATAATTGCCAAAATAGCACTTTTGtatttgtaaagtgctttctGCTTTTTAATGCTTGTTAGTTGTTTCTCACTTCTTTGTGAAGTAGAACAGTATTATGACCCCTGTCTTAGGGAAGGCCTGGGGACAGGAGTGTGACAGGTAGTTCTGAAGAGAGGCTGATGACAGTGTGGATAGGTGTGGTCTGCCCTTTTGTGCTCTCCAGCTCAGCTGCTAGGAAGACTTAACCTGTCGTGATTTATATAATAAGGACACTGAAAATTCTTATGCTTGATGGAAAATTTAAGGCTAGTCTAGAAGGGCCAAAGATGTCCTTGTTGACAAAGCTGGTCTTTGTCATGTAATTAGAGTGTCCTAGATACGTTCCATTTCTAGTAGGGGCTATAGTTAGATGACTCTTGTATAGACTTCAGTTACCTATGCCGAAAATCCCTCCCTTAGGTTAGCCTTTAGAAGGTAGAGTTGTGGAaagcagttttgttttctttattagcAGTTGTTAACCTATACTTTTCATGGAAGCATCTTCACAAACTGTTGGACacacttgaaggaaaaaaaaaaacaacccacaagaTTGTTTTTACGGTTTTAGCAAGCTTTCTATGGATGCTGGTAATTTATACTTGATCAGTTGTATTCTAGCAAAGAACCTCTTTGGGGACTCTAGGAAAGCATGTTTTTGCCATcgtaacacttaaaaaaaaaaccctgagaattCTGGGCTTGTATAATGCCTGTTGATCTTGCCCTCTTAATCAATTTGTTGTTATTCACAAATGCAAGTAGATTTTCAAACTATAGATAGTTTTGGAAGAtactaattcctttttattttagtcaAGAGTAATCTGAGCAAAGCAAGTGTCCGTTATTTATTCTGACTCTGTAGTCTGAATACCAAGTGTATGAGACTCACATGAAAATAATATAGCCAATTTGTAGGTAATCTTATTACTtcgtgttgtttttttttcatgcacATCTACCTCTTCCAGCTGTTTTAAGTTCTCTCGAGTCTGTGCCTATGAAATCTCATCCAACTTTTGATTATTCATGGGTTTATGATCCACATTCTGGGTCACTTGGTCTTTTGCTGACATTTTCATACTATTGCACAGTCTCCTCTGCATCCAGTGTGCTCCACAGCAGCAACTTTCGAGCATGGGTTCAATGGGGAGAGGAGATTGAAgctaatgtaaaataatttactGGTGGTGGAATTCTTTGGATTTCACTGACCCACTCTGTTCTTCTGTTACCATAGATAAGAAAGCCAGCCACTACTTCACTATCCCTTCTGTGACCACATCCCTTAGCAGAAGAAAACAGTCCAGCCACCAAACACCCCACTCTCATGGTGCAGCTAAAATGTGATTccatttttcttataattcttcAGGGAACATAGCTGCATTAAGTGAGGTTCAGTGCATTCAGGAGGTTGTTTCTTGTATCTAGTTTTAGAAAAATAGTATTTCTAAAGCAAACCCTGGTAACTGGTTCACTCTTAAAAATGTTACTCTGAAGACTCCTTCCACCAACTCGTTAATGATGGTGGAGGCAAATGTATCATTTGTTTCCTGGGGAGTTTGGTCAAGTGCAGGCTACCCTTTACTGAGAAGAAGCTAGAGCAGTTTTAAATAGGTTAAGTGGCTTGATTAAATATTGAGCTCTGAGCTGGAAGGAGCAGATGAGAAGTTAACCCCTTGAGCCATGTGGCCTCTTCAAGATCCGGAGGCTGTACATATGTGAAAAAGTACAAATTAAGAACCTGTGTTCGTAGACAATCTGAACTGTGTTTCTGAAGTTTGTGCACATTTTCCTTCACTGTAATGTTATTTTACAGCTGTTTGTTAAAATGGCGAATAATTTAATGATCCTAAAAGTAACAggttttgtgtgagtgtgtgcttgTGTATGTGAGAATTGCCTTATTTTCAGGTTGTTTTATTTAATGATGGTTCCCTGGACAGCATTCTGGTGTTCAGCAACCAGTATGGAATATTTGTCATTAAATCCAGATCAGTCTTTTACCATGTCAGTCTTTCCTTTTTACTTGTCACCCATTAAATATCACTCAGTTCAATCTAGGGAAGCTATGCTCTGGTAGAACAGGAGTGAGCAAACTACCAAATCCAGCCTGTCCCTCTGTATGAATAGAATTTTGTTGGAATACAGTTCTACCCAGACAGCCTTCCTGACAtagtgtctatggctgcttttgcactaaaACAGCAAGGCTGGGTAGTGGTGACAGAGGCTACGTGATCCACAATTCGAAGATATTTATGATCTGGATCTTTACagaagtttgctgactcctgatttAGAATGTTCCAGTGGATCCTAGATCATCCTGGCTGATGTCTAAATAGCCTGTGCGTTGTAACCAATAATTCAGTGCAACACTTGTGCACTAATGTGTCTTTGGGATGTTGGGAATGTGTTAATGTTATACTGTTGTACCAATTTCCAAAGATCTGTGTCTTCATTCCTTGTAAGAAGCAATCTGTGGGGAATTTTGGCAGTAGGCAGGGGGAAGATAGTCATGGAGAAGGCAGGCAGCCTCAGGTCCCATCTCTGATCTATAAAAAATGTATTCCTGAATCACATAACAAAGTATTTTCTTTCCCCCAGTTCTCGGAAATGCAGCTTAATGACTATAGATAATACTGAATGGAACTTATCAGCTAGACTGACCTtttgctcaaaatattttctagctAGTCTCTGCCCATGGAGACAATGAGACAGCAGTTTGTAAGGAAGGGGttcacaagaaacaaaaaagaggaaGCATGATAATAAAAACACCTTAATTTCTTTTAGGTGTAGCACAGCTACCTCCTTGAGTGAATGTCCACAGCCCTTTCCGTGCCTAGCAGGGCCAACGGATGCTGGGTTCTGGTCCTGGAAGAAGGCAGTCGGTCAGGCAGACTATTCTGGCTTGAAGCAACCACGAGTCTAACTCCTAGTCCCTGGGCAACTGCATTAAACCAAGCATTTGAAGTACTCGTTCAGTGTCCTGTGGGGACACAGCAGTAAACCTGGCCTTTGGTGCTGCACCGTGAGGGGATGCTCAACCTCAACTTCCAACTAGAGCAGCCCCTGTCCACGTTCCAGGTAGAGAAGGTGTATCTGGTCAACTTGGAATTCTCCAGGCTTGGTTAGTTTCAGACAGAGATTTTCTTAATTTAACATTAACTGCACAGTAGAATtacctggagagctttaaaaacaaacaaacccccccaaccccaccccaaaaAACTGTTCAAGACATTgattaattggtctggggtgatATCCAAGTACCCGTGATTTTATAAAGTcttcccaggtgattttaatgggAATCTCAACCAGGGTTGAGAGGTCTGTAGGATGAATTAAACACCTCCTTTCTTTCTTGGGGATTATGGTAGGTGAAACTCCTAAGCTGCAAATCCTTTCCTCTGCCTCTGTCAGAGGGCATCTGTCAGATGCAAAGGGTATTGTCAGATGCAGCAGGCTCTGCTGCCTGTCTGCTCTTGGTAGGCCTCCGTTTCACAAAGGCCTTCCCCAAATAGTTAAAGATAGTAAGTAAGGGCCAGGAAAAGTATCTGTCTTTGCTGTTCATCAGATAATGCCCCAGGGGCATCGCAGGCTGCCACTGGCCCTTCTCTGTATTTGCCAACCACAGACTGCCTGCCTTCCCTTCTTTCTGACCTTCATTCCCTGTCTCGGCTCACTTAACAAAGCAAAATtccattcatttctctttttctcagctGTGCTTGGCAGTCGAATTGTTTCCTGAATTTTGCTgctggagggaaaggggaggaggtcCCATCTTGAACAGACTAGCGTCGTGCTCTTGTCTTTTCCAGCCAGAGCTAAAGTGTCTGTAGTCCCTGCTGCATGCCCCTGTTTCAAGGTCACCTCTGCTAACCCAAAACACATTCCAGTGGTTTTCAATTTCCAACTGCCCTGATGGGATCCAGGTCACACTGTTCACAGCCCTCTGCATCCATTTGTGATGAGGTGACCTACCTCATCGCAGCAGCCAGGATGCTCAGCTTTGGAAACCAAGGAGGTGGGTGGCAAGGTGTTCCATGTACCAAGTTGTCCTGTGCTTAAGAAGGTTGAAAAAAGGTATCAGCATACGTGCAGTGCTCAAGCTGGCATTCCCACATATATATTTGGAGGGATTTCATCCTGAGTGAAAGGACTGAAAAGTTCCAGGCCCCACCAGTTGCTAGAGACTTAGGGATTCAATGGAAGAAATTCAGTGCAAACATTTATTCACAGAAGATACTCCTTTGGGATGCTTTTCCTGACCTATGAGGGCTGGAGTAGTTCTGCAGAGATGTTCCCATAATATCCGTACACACATTCCTGGTGTATGGGCGGTCTCCCTCGTGCCCCAGAGCTGTGGCTTATTAAGAGTGGAGACCCTGAGACGTTCACTCCATAGCGTGCTGAGTGCGCACGTGCTGGCTAGTGCTTGATGCTGGGGATACAGGTATAAGAGGGAGAAGCTTCCATGTTCTAACACTCTACAAGGGTGAAGGGAAGACTGATTTTGTCCCCTGCCTAACATCAAACCCAGTTTCTTTGTGGTGATAATTTTGCAAACTGTAAGTATAACCTTTGGGATTTGGCCTCTGGTTGGGTTGGGGGGAGGAACTTCTTAATATCAAGACTTCAAATGTTATGCCTAGGCAAGATGGTACTCCCAGCAAAGGCTCAGGATGAGGTAGATTCTCTGCTGAGGGCTTGTGTGACTGTAAGTTGGGGACACCACTGCTGCAAATCAGGTAGTGTCCACTCGATCTGtctttgcggggggggggggggaaacagggcagtgtgtgaccttggagagGCTAATGAAGCAAGGGGCTGC carries:
- the ZNF697 gene encoding zinc finger protein 697 isoform X3, with product MEREDKRGVCEAQDSEDKGMGSDFENSEDREGDPEDRGMGSNPHDADKRECHLEQEMGSNPQDEALRGDSEERELVSNICTGGLLSEEEGVALREEEDDQAGVAEMAMFAGLSESVGISRSPQEEEEEEQPPPAVLPWRRHLSLGSRHRGDKPAHRRFRRLHHPMAMDLGELDSLMASIMDAPTICPDCGESFSPGAAFLQHQRIHRLAEAAAAASLEPFDFAGECGGVVGMMGVGVGVGVAGGFGAGPALARPPREKPFRCGECGKGFSRNTYLTNHLRLHTGERPNLCADCGKSFSWRADLLKHRRLHTGEKPYPCPECGEAFSLSSHLLSHRRAHAAASGAGSAALRPFACGECGKGFVRRSHLANHQRIHTGEKPHGCGECGKRFSWRSDLVKHQRVHTGEKPYMCSECGETFSVSSHLFTHKRTHSGERPYVCRECGKGFGRNSHLVNHLRVHTGEKPFRCGQCEKRFSDFSTLTQHQRTHTGEKPYTCIECGKSFIQSSHLIRHRRIHTGNKPHKCAGCGKGFRYKTHLAQHQKLHLC
- the ZNF697 gene encoding zinc finger protein 697 isoform X2 encodes the protein MRDPWSPPLSCSSWMEREDKRGVCEAQDSEDKGMGSDFENSEDREGDPEDRGMGSNPHDADKRECHLEQEMGSNPQDEALRGDSEERELVSNICTGGLLSEEEGVALREEEDDQAGVAEMAMFAGLSESVGISRSPQEEEEEEQPPPAVLPWRRHLSLGSRHRGDKPAHRRFRRLHHPMAMDLGELDSLMASIMDAPTICPDCGESFSPGAAFLQHQRIHRLAEAAAAASLEPFDFAGECGGVVGMMGVGVGVGVAGGFGAGPALARPPREKPFRCGECGKGFSRNTYLTNHLRLHTGERPNLCADCGKSFSWRADLLKHRRLHTGEKPYPCPECGEAFSLSSHLLSHRRAHAAASGAGSAALRPFACGECGKGFVRRSHLANHQRIHTGEKPHGCGECGKRFSWRSDLVKHQRVHTGEKPYMCSECGETFSVSSHLFTHKRTHSGERPYVCRECGKGFGRNSHLVNHLRVHTGEKPFRCGQCEKRFSDFSTLTQHQRTHTGEKPYTCIECGKSFIQSSHLIRHRRIHTGNKPHKCAGCGKGFRYKTHLAQHQKLHLC
- the ZNF697 gene encoding zinc finger protein 697 isoform X1, which translates into the protein MGFAFLSVQRALLGEGAKKLRDPWSPPLSCSSWMEREDKRGVCEAQDSEDKGMGSDFENSEDREGDPEDRGMGSNPHDADKRECHLEQEMGSNPQDEALRGDSEERELVSNICTGGLLSEEEGVALREEEDDQAGVAEMAMFAGLSESVGISRSPQEEEEEEQPPPAVLPWRRHLSLGSRHRGDKPAHRRFRRLHHPMAMDLGELDSLMASIMDAPTICPDCGESFSPGAAFLQHQRIHRLAEAAAAASLEPFDFAGECGGVVGMMGVGVGVGVAGGFGAGPALARPPREKPFRCGECGKGFSRNTYLTNHLRLHTGERPNLCADCGKSFSWRADLLKHRRLHTGEKPYPCPECGEAFSLSSHLLSHRRAHAAASGAGSAALRPFACGECGKGFVRRSHLANHQRIHTGEKPHGCGECGKRFSWRSDLVKHQRVHTGEKPYMCSECGETFSVSSHLFTHKRTHSGERPYVCRECGKGFGRNSHLVNHLRVHTGEKPFRCGQCEKRFSDFSTLTQHQRTHTGEKPYTCIECGKSFIQSSHLIRHRRIHTGNKPHKCAGCGKGFRYKTHLAQHQKLHLC